A genomic segment from Desulfonatronum lacustre DSM 10312 encodes:
- a CDS encoding tetratricopeptide repeat protein, whose translation MTAHSPLKCLFLLFGLAFAFSMAACAPKVTFTPEPFPAATIADPEHELTPSAQAVLAYLEAQDLARTDDQEGAREALALALALDPSPFLAMELANSYWREGRNAEARTVLRRSMESFPEDQTLPSALVNTYLTDDMVEEAIATMDEYLRRHPRDWAMRRNMAALLLQYSRFSQAADVLQVIPESERTAEVLLLLARSNSGLGLVRQTEEFLKKALEQDSNFLEAMAELAFLYESEGDLVQAEETYSRILDLRPDADEILLRMIQVNIKLNQPDKALSFALGQEGRESFILEVALLFIRENLFQEAGAVLDALPEEDGLPEADFYRALVAYEGDNDPEQALFYLGRIPEDHPHYARALSFQGYLLLQLDRHEDARQLAREGQDLFSNMSDFLLLEAEILLGEDEISQASSLLEIARQKWPGDTDVLYRLGFLQEQMGRRQEALRTMEEIIVLDPDHAEALNFIGYTLAQEERELERALVLIERSLQLKPGSGHIIDSLAWVHFQLGNLDLAWRHIQSAVEIMADDPIIWEHYGDIAAALGKTAEARKGYRNALRHHPQDPDAIRQKLNAL comes from the coding sequence GTGACCGCCCATTCGCCGCTGAAGTGTCTTTTTTTGCTGTTCGGCCTGGCCTTCGCCTTTTCCATGGCCGCATGCGCCCCGAAGGTTACATTCACTCCGGAACCGTTCCCGGCCGCGACCATCGCCGACCCGGAGCATGAACTGACGCCCTCGGCCCAGGCCGTGCTGGCCTACCTGGAAGCCCAGGACCTGGCCCGTACGGACGACCAGGAAGGCGCCCGTGAAGCCTTGGCCCTGGCCTTGGCCCTGGACCCTTCGCCCTTTTTGGCAATGGAACTGGCCAACTCCTACTGGCGGGAAGGCCGAAACGCTGAAGCCAGGACGGTTTTGCGCCGCTCCATGGAATCGTTTCCTGAAGACCAAACCCTCCCCTCCGCCCTGGTCAACACCTACCTTACCGACGACATGGTGGAGGAGGCCATCGCGACCATGGACGAATACCTGCGACGCCACCCTCGGGATTGGGCCATGCGCCGGAACATGGCCGCCCTGCTCTTGCAGTATTCCCGCTTTTCCCAAGCCGCGGACGTGCTCCAGGTCATCCCCGAATCGGAACGGACGGCCGAGGTGTTATTGTTGCTGGCCAGAAGCAACTCCGGGCTCGGGTTGGTCCGCCAGACGGAAGAGTTTCTCAAGAAGGCCCTGGAGCAAGACTCGAATTTCCTGGAGGCCATGGCCGAATTGGCCTTTTTGTATGAAAGCGAAGGCGACTTGGTTCAAGCCGAGGAAACCTACAGTCGCATTCTCGACCTCCGCCCGGACGCGGACGAAATCCTGCTGCGCATGATCCAGGTCAACATCAAGCTGAACCAACCGGACAAGGCGCTTTCCTTCGCCCTGGGGCAGGAGGGACGGGAAAGCTTCATCCTGGAAGTCGCATTGCTCTTCATCCGCGAAAACCTCTTCCAGGAAGCCGGTGCCGTGCTCGACGCCCTGCCCGAAGAGGACGGTTTGCCGGAGGCCGACTTTTACCGCGCGTTGGTCGCTTACGAAGGGGACAATGACCCGGAACAAGCCCTGTTTTACCTGGGCAGGATTCCGGAAGACCATCCGCACTACGCCCGGGCTCTGAGCTTTCAGGGTTATTTGCTGCTGCAACTGGATCGCCACGAGGACGCCCGGCAACTGGCCCGGGAAGGGCAAGACCTGTTTTCGAACATGAGTGATTTTCTGCTGCTGGAGGCCGAAATTCTGTTGGGTGAGGACGAAATCTCCCAGGCCTCAAGCCTGCTGGAGATCGCTCGCCAAAAGTGGCCCGGAGACACCGACGTGCTCTATCGCCTGGGTTTTCTTCAGGAACAGATGGGCCGACGCCAGGAGGCCCTGCGGACCATGGAGGAGATCATCGTCCTGGATCCGGACCATGCCGAGGCCCTGAATTTCATCGGCTACACCCTGGCCCAGGAAGAGCGCGAACTGGAACGGGCCCTGGTGCTCATCGAACGTTCTCTGCAACTCAAGCCCGGCAGCGGCCACATCATCGACTCCCTGGCCTGGGTGCACTTCCAGCTGGGCAATCTGGATCTGGCCTGGCGGCACATTCAGTCCGCGGTGGAAATCATGGCCGACGATCCGATCATCTGGGAACACTACGGCGACATCGCCGCAGCCCTCGGAAAAACCGCCGAAGCCCGCAAGGGCTACCGCAACGCCCTGCGCCACCACCCCCAAGATCCTGACGCGATACGGCAAAAGTTGAACGCGCTTTGA
- the rpiB gene encoding ribose 5-phosphate isomerase B, with amino-acid sequence MSSPTVVIGSDHAGFDLKVFITGHLQEAGFEVKDLGARSKESCDYPLVAGDVCREVLASGHLGILICGTGMGMSMAANRFPGIRAALCTNEYLARMTRAHNNANVLCLGSRVLGDELAKSIVDVFLAANFEGERHQRRIEQIETLNANL; translated from the coding sequence ATGTCGTCACCTACGGTCGTCATCGGTTCCGACCATGCCGGATTTGATCTTAAAGTTTTCATCACGGGCCATCTGCAAGAAGCGGGTTTCGAGGTCAAGGATTTGGGAGCCCGCTCCAAGGAGTCCTGCGACTATCCCCTCGTGGCCGGCGACGTCTGTCGGGAAGTCCTGGCTTCGGGACATCTCGGCATCCTGATTTGCGGCACGGGCATGGGCATGAGCATGGCCGCCAACCGCTTTCCCGGCATCCGCGCGGCCCTGTGCACCAATGAATACCTCGCTCGGATGACCCGAGCGCACAACAACGCCAACGTCCTCTGCCTGGGCTCGCGGGTCCTGGGCGACGAGCTGGCCAAAAGCATCGTCGACGTGTTTTTGGCCGCAAACTTTGAAGGCGAGCGCCACCAGCGCCGCATCGAGCAGATTGAAACCCTAAACGCCAATTTATAA
- the tkt gene encoding transketolase: protein MNTTEPNQHAVNVIKGLVMDATRKANSGHPGGPMSSADMAYVLFHEFLRHDPRDPAWFNRDRFVLSAGHESMLLYSLLTLIGHLNIQDLQDFRQLGSRTPGHPEEHMTPGVEATTGPLGQGLAMGVGMAAAERMLAVRLGADVVDHSTYVLASDGDMQEPVALGAASLAGHWGLGKLIVFYDSNQIQLSGPTSRTDCTDYRKLFEAFCWDVLEVDGHDHDQIREAIRRAKAETARPTLIIGRTVIAKGTASMEGDFETHGAPLSPDEIKATKGKLGLPEDETFYLPQDAVNHFRARFPELTREVDAWKGHVQEKKAADMTFAQTWDQHVAPPSHRSFTWPELDVTKKVSTRKAFGQCLNELITQLPNLVGGSADLDPSNQTTKFRDTTGIFGPDNPMGRNLSFGVREFPMGAILNGIALHGGLVGFGATFLVFSDYQRNAVRMSAIQNLPVLHVYTHDSFYVGEDGPTHQPVEHAWSLRLIPNLLVMRPADVVESRVMMEVALTQDKRPSALLFTRQDLPVLNPETFPQTAEAARRGAYVLHDPADGAPEMLIIATGSEVHLALEAAKMLPDQKIRVVSAPCLELFEKQTQAYKDEVLPPRIQKRVAVEAGRSDPWYKYVGLDGVVLGLDHFGDSAPAGALAKKYGFTPEHLVSIIQAKYA from the coding sequence ATGAACACCACCGAACCGAACCAACACGCCGTCAACGTCATCAAGGGACTGGTCATGGACGCCACCCGAAAGGCCAATTCCGGCCATCCGGGCGGGCCCATGTCGTCGGCGGACATGGCCTATGTCCTGTTCCACGAGTTTCTGCGCCACGATCCTCGGGATCCGGCCTGGTTCAACCGGGACCGTTTCGTGCTTTCCGCCGGACACGAATCCATGCTGCTTTACAGCCTGCTGACCCTGATCGGGCACCTGAACATCCAAGATCTTCAGGACTTCCGCCAGCTGGGCAGCCGAACCCCGGGCCACCCCGAAGAACACATGACCCCCGGGGTGGAAGCCACTACCGGCCCCCTGGGCCAGGGCTTGGCCATGGGCGTGGGCATGGCCGCGGCGGAGCGCATGCTGGCCGTCCGCCTCGGCGCGGACGTGGTGGACCACTCCACCTATGTCCTGGCTTCGGACGGCGACATGCAGGAACCGGTGGCCCTGGGCGCGGCCAGTCTGGCCGGACACTGGGGGCTGGGCAAGCTGATCGTGTTCTACGACAGCAACCAGATTCAGCTCTCCGGGCCCACCAGCCGTACCGACTGCACGGACTATCGCAAGCTCTTCGAGGCTTTTTGCTGGGACGTCCTGGAAGTGGACGGCCACGATCACGACCAGATCCGCGAGGCCATCCGCCGGGCCAAGGCCGAAACCGCCCGCCCCACCCTGATCATCGGCCGCACGGTCATCGCCAAGGGCACGGCCTCCATGGAAGGAGATTTTGAAACCCACGGCGCGCCGCTCAGCCCGGACGAAATCAAGGCCACCAAGGGCAAGCTCGGCCTCCCCGAAGATGAGACCTTTTACCTCCCCCAGGACGCCGTGAACCACTTCCGCGCCCGATTTCCTGAATTGACCCGGGAAGTCGACGCCTGGAAGGGACACGTCCAGGAGAAGAAGGCCGCGGATATGACTTTTGCCCAAACCTGGGACCAGCACGTCGCTCCGCCCTCGCATCGTTCCTTCACCTGGCCGGAACTGGACGTCACGAAAAAGGTTTCCACGCGCAAAGCCTTCGGCCAGTGCCTGAACGAGTTGATCACCCAATTGCCGAACCTGGTGGGCGGTTCGGCGGACCTGGACCCGTCCAACCAGACGACCAAGTTCCGGGATACCACCGGCATCTTTGGCCCGGACAACCCCATGGGACGCAATCTCAGCTTCGGCGTGCGGGAATTCCCCATGGGCGCGATCCTCAACGGCATCGCCCTGCACGGCGGCTTGGTGGGCTTCGGCGCGACCTTCCTGGTCTTTTCCGACTACCAGCGCAACGCCGTGCGCATGTCCGCCATCCAGAACCTCCCGGTCCTGCACGTCTACACTCACGATTCCTTCTACGTCGGGGAAGACGGACCGACGCACCAGCCCGTGGAGCACGCCTGGTCCCTGCGCCTGATTCCCAATCTTCTGGTGATGCGCCCGGCGGACGTCGTGGAAAGCCGGGTCATGATGGAGGTCGCCCTGACCCAGGACAAGCGCCCCTCCGCCCTGCTCTTCACCCGCCAGGACCTTCCGGTCTTGAACCCCGAGACCTTCCCCCAGACAGCCGAAGCCGCTCGCCGCGGAGCCTACGTCCTGCACGACCCCGCCGACGGCGCCCCGGAAATGCTGATCATCGCCACCGGCTCCGAAGTGCACCTCGCCCTGGAAGCGGCCAAAATGCTCCCGGACCAGAAAATCCGGGTGGTCAGCGCCCCGTGCCTGGAACTGTTCGAGAAACAGACCCAAGCCTACAAGGACGAGGTCCTGCCGCCCCGGATTCAAAAACGCGTGGCCGTTGAAGCCGGCCGCTCCGATCCCTGGTACAAATACGTCGGCCTCGACGGAGTCGTCCTGGGCCTGGACCACTTCGGCGACTCCGCCCCAGCCGGCGCCCTGGCCAAAAAATACGGCTTCACCCCGGAACACCTCGTCTCAATCATCCAGGCGAAATACGCATAG
- a CDS encoding DUF1566 domain-containing protein, producing the protein MKKLLAIAIMAVLLCLSGQVMAETITDVCVDNRDGTITDKWKDLMWQIPTAGSMNWNDAVSYASGLSLGGHSDWRLPTTNELKKLYNSPCKRMMDVKPGDYWSSNGSSDQAWAVHFHDGVEGRYNANSGFHVRAVRSAQ; encoded by the coding sequence ATGAAGAAGCTTCTCGCGATTGCAATTATGGCGGTTCTGCTCTGTCTGTCCGGGCAGGTTATGGCCGAGACGATTACCGATGTATGCGTGGACAATAGAGATGGGACCATAACGGACAAATGGAAAGACCTGATGTGGCAGATTCCGACGGCTGGTTCAATGAACTGGAATGACGCTGTGAGTTACGCCTCCGGACTTTCACTGGGTGGCCATTCGGATTGGCGGTTGCCAACCACGAATGAGTTAAAAAAGCTGTACAACTCGCCATGTAAAAGAATGATGGACGTTAAGCCAGGCGACTACTGGTCGTCCAATGGGTCTTCTGATCAAGCCTGGGCCGTGCACTTCCACGACGGTGTCGAGGGCCGCTACAATGCGAACAGCGGCTTTCACGTGCGGGCAGTGCGTTCGGCACAGTGA
- a CDS encoding DUF1566 domain-containing protein, protein MRKIWRKAFGTAALTFMLCLTGMVMSGTAFAQQCVDNGDGTVTDNGTGLMWQKATAGPMNWDAAMSYTSGLSLAGHSDWALADANTLVRLYSSVCKSMLEGAADSLYWSYTSTGSEALTVTFNNSDTISVDKSIRHHVRAARQNNDGYTKATCRPWCVSN, encoded by the coding sequence ATGAGAAAAATATGGAGAAAGGCTTTCGGAACAGCGGCCCTGACCTTCATGCTCTGCCTGACCGGGATGGTCATGTCCGGCACGGCCTTTGCCCAGCAGTGCGTGGACAACGGAGATGGGACCGTGACGGATAACGGAACCGGCCTGATGTGGCAGAAAGCAACGGCTGGTCCAATGAACTGGGATGCGGCCATGAGTTATACTTCCGGCCTTTCATTGGCTGGACATTCTGACTGGGCATTGGCTGATGCAAATACATTAGTCAGATTGTATTCTTCAGTATGCAAGTCAATGCTAGAAGGGGCAGCAGATTCTTTATATTGGTCATACACCTCTACTGGTTCCGAAGCATTGACAGTCACCTTCAACAACTCTGATACAATTTCTGTTGATAAATCCATCCGTCACCATGTTCGTGCCGCACGGCAAAATAATGATGGATACACAAAAGCGACTTGCAGACCGTGGTGTGTGTCGAATTAA
- a CDS encoding alpha/beta hydrolase family protein, giving the protein MNDQETTAGGYTRLGLVGIIIIFFCFFNIFTATADSKQNSKVASLLTPEALWEIGRVSDPRISPDGSQVLFSVKHFDLEGNIGQSHLYVANMDGSNRRRISPENNGNDGQGEWRPDGARIGFLHQGQIWEMNPNGSGRTRLTDIPAEVTGFSYSPTQKNIVFAGPVSSEAGHENLFAGLDKAHARIVDELMYRHWDTWIESFSHLHVAKYSDAGLGEYVDIMRGLGLESPLRPFGGMEQVAWSPDGRSLAYSARNIDGKAYALSTDSRIMLHSLDTGQTRTLSTGTGYDVNPEFSPDGKRIAWLSMERDGYEADKNRLLVLDLVSESITDLTTGLDQDVNEFAWSTDGAAIFLTSLRHASTQIYRLDPASRDIAPLTEGKHTFSQLVSAGNAIVAVKSTLSKPGEVFLLDAASQEMLNISRVNDDFLSSFALGEVRERWVKTTDNQEMLVLVVLPPNFDPQKTYPAMLYCIGGPEVSVDHSWSYRWNLQTLAARGYVVVGPNRRGAPGFGQQWKEAILGDWGGQPMQDLLSAIDDVGKEPWVDSNRLVAVGPSFGGFSVYWLAGNHDNRFKALVAHDGVFNLESMYLETEEIFFVNSEFGGPFWDRDNPSVQRSYAASPHRFVQNWTAPLLVIHGGRDYRVPESQGFSAFNAARLRDIPARLLYLPEENHWVLSPQNSVLWYRTVLDWTDRWTGGGGATANH; this is encoded by the coding sequence ATGAATGATCAAGAAACAACCGCGGGCGGATATACGCGCCTCGGGCTTGTCGGGATAATTATCATATTTTTCTGTTTTTTCAACATATTCACAGCAACGGCGGATTCAAAACAGAACAGCAAGGTCGCGAGCCTGCTCACCCCGGAAGCCCTCTGGGAGATCGGTCGGGTTTCCGATCCCCGGATTTCCCCGGACGGGTCCCAGGTGCTGTTCTCGGTCAAGCACTTCGACCTGGAGGGCAATATCGGCCAAAGTCACCTCTATGTGGCCAATATGGATGGGAGCAACAGGCGGCGCATCTCGCCTGAGAACAACGGCAACGACGGCCAGGGCGAATGGCGACCCGACGGGGCGCGGATCGGCTTCCTGCATCAAGGGCAAATCTGGGAAATGAATCCTAACGGCTCAGGGCGTACGCGGCTCACCGACATCCCTGCCGAAGTCACAGGGTTCAGCTACTCGCCGACACAGAAAAACATCGTCTTTGCCGGCCCTGTCTCTTCCGAGGCCGGGCATGAGAATCTGTTCGCCGGTCTGGACAAGGCTCACGCGAGGATCGTGGACGAACTGATGTATCGGCATTGGGACACCTGGATTGAGTCGTTCAGCCATCTCCATGTGGCTAAGTATTCCGATGCGGGACTGGGGGAGTACGTGGACATCATGCGGGGGTTGGGGCTGGAGTCCCCGCTCAGGCCCTTCGGCGGCATGGAGCAGGTCGCCTGGAGTCCTGACGGCAGATCCCTCGCCTATTCCGCCCGAAACATCGACGGCAAGGCCTACGCCTTGTCCACGGATTCACGGATCATGCTCCACAGCCTGGATACCGGCCAAACCCGGACCCTGAGCACCGGAACAGGGTACGACGTCAACCCGGAATTCTCTCCGGACGGAAAGCGCATTGCCTGGTTGAGCATGGAGCGGGACGGCTACGAAGCGGACAAGAACAGGCTGCTGGTCCTGGACCTGGTTTCGGAGAGCATCACTGACCTGACAACAGGCCTTGACCAGGACGTCAACGAGTTTGCCTGGTCCACGGACGGCGCGGCCATCTTTTTAACCAGCCTGCGCCACGCTTCAACCCAGATCTACCGCCTTGATCCCGCCAGCCGCGACATCGCCCCCCTGACCGAGGGCAAACACACCTTTTCCCAACTGGTCAGCGCGGGCAACGCCATTGTCGCGGTCAAATCAACCCTGTCCAAACCGGGAGAGGTTTTCCTCCTGGATGCGGCCAGTCAGGAAATGCTCAACATCTCCCGCGTCAACGACGATTTTTTGTCGTCCTTTGCCCTTGGCGAGGTCCGGGAACGCTGGGTGAAAACCACTGACAACCAGGAGATGCTCGTCCTGGTCGTCTTGCCGCCGAATTTCGACCCTCAAAAAACCTATCCCGCCATGCTCTACTGCATCGGCGGGCCGGAGGTTTCCGTGGACCACTCCTGGTCCTACCGCTGGAATTTGCAGACCCTGGCCGCGAGAGGCTACGTGGTCGTCGGTCCCAATCGCAGGGGAGCTCCGGGCTTTGGGCAGCAGTGGAAAGAAGCCATTCTGGGGGATTGGGGCGGTCAGCCCATGCAGGACCTCTTGTCGGCCATCGACGACGTTGGCAAAGAGCCTTGGGTGGACAGCAACCGCCTGGTCGCGGTGGGGCCGAGTTTTGGCGGGTTCTCCGTCTACTGGCTTGCCGGGAACCACGACAACCGCTTCAAGGCGCTGGTGGCCCACGACGGTGTTTTCAACCTGGAATCAATGTACCTGGAGACGGAAGAAATCTTTTTCGTCAACTCCGAATTTGGCGGGCCGTTCTGGGACAGGGACAATCCGAGTGTTCAACGCAGCTATGCCGCGTCTCCGCACCGATTCGTCCAGAACTGGACAGCGCCTCTCCTGGTCATCCACGGGGGACGCGACTACCGGGTTCCGGAATCCCAGGGATTCAGCGCCTTCAATGCGGCCAGGCTGCGCGACATTCCCGCCAGACTGCTCTATCTCCCCGAAGAGAACCACTGGGTTCTGTCGCCCCAGAACAGCGTACTGTGGTATCGGACCGTTCTGGACTGGACGGATCGGTGGACAGGCGGCGGGGGTGCAACCGCTAATCACTGA
- a CDS encoding TspO/MBR family protein: MNSKRTQVFALLAWLAVTFVAAAVGAGASINAQSFYTQLVQPGWAPPGFVFGPVWTALYTLMGLAAWLVWREGGLKNIRAALGLYLIQLVCNALWSWLFFVWNLGLLSFLEILSLLALILATTMSFWRIKPLAGALLMPYLLWVIFAAFLNYSLWRMNPQVLG, encoded by the coding sequence ATGAACAGCAAACGCACGCAAGTCTTCGCCCTTCTGGCTTGGCTTGCCGTCACGTTCGTCGCCGCGGCCGTGGGCGCCGGGGCTTCGATCAACGCCCAGTCGTTCTACACCCAGCTTGTCCAACCGGGATGGGCGCCGCCGGGGTTTGTGTTCGGGCCGGTCTGGACGGCGCTCTACACCTTGATGGGCCTCGCGGCATGGCTGGTCTGGCGTGAAGGAGGGCTCAAGAACATCCGGGCCGCCCTGGGTCTCTACCTTATCCAACTTGTCTGCAACGCGCTGTGGAGCTGGCTCTTTTTCGTCTGGAATCTTGGCCTGCTCTCATTTTTGGAGATCCTGTCGCTTCTAGCCCTGATCCTGGCCACGACAATGTCCTTTTGGCGAATCAAGCCTCTGGCCGGAGCACTGCTCATGCCCTACCTGCTCTGGGTGATCTTCGCCGCGTTCTTGAACTATTCGCTGTGGCGGATGAATCCTCAGGTTCTGGGATAA
- a CDS encoding nucleoside deaminase codes for MREAIRLSRESVRQGGGPFAAVIVKHGEIIAQASNSVTLDNDPTAHAEINAIRQACRALNTFDLSGCTIFTSSEPCPMCLGAIYWARLEKIYYGNTKKDAADIGFDDAFIYQELDAPPEKRAIPMVNLLPEEAGKAFTEWEAKEDKVEY; via the coding sequence ATGCGCGAGGCCATCAGGCTGTCCAGGGAAAGCGTCCGGCAAGGCGGCGGGCCGTTCGCGGCCGTGATCGTGAAGCACGGCGAGATCATCGCCCAAGCCTCCAACAGCGTCACCCTCGACAACGACCCGACGGCCCATGCCGAGATCAACGCCATCAGGCAGGCCTGTCGCGCCTTGAACACGTTTGACTTGTCAGGTTGCACGATCTTCACATCCAGCGAACCATGTCCCATGTGCCTGGGGGCGATTTATTGGGCCCGCCTGGAGAAAATCTACTACGGTAACACCAAAAAGGACGCGGCCGACATCGGCTTTGACGACGCCTTCATTTATCAGGAGTTGGACGCTCCTCCTGAAAAACGCGCCATTCCCATGGTCAACCTGTTGCCGGAAGAGGCCGGGAAGGCGTTTACGGAGTGGGAAGCCAAGGAAGACAAGGTCGAGTACTGA
- a CDS encoding helix-turn-helix domain-containing protein: MVRDGVDHVGARLKTLREEFSLSQEEWGRLLQVTPNTVARWERGELEPKGAHRKKVEQVLAISEDDRAKETIKTTLASEGGLAATAAFMGMLFGVLGVLGVGLGLAAPLLRSKTNLLSGIMSYVKNEDKDTTSR, from the coding sequence ATGGTCAGGGACGGTGTTGATCACGTCGGCGCACGCTTGAAGACGCTGCGCGAGGAATTCAGTTTGAGTCAGGAGGAGTGGGGCAGGCTGCTGCAGGTCACCCCGAATACCGTGGCCCGCTGGGAACGCGGCGAACTGGAACCCAAGGGGGCGCACCGCAAGAAGGTGGAGCAGGTGCTGGCCATTTCCGAGGACGACCGGGCCAAGGAGACCATCAAGACGACGTTGGCCTCCGAGGGCGGGCTTGCGGCCACCGCCGCCTTTATGGGCATGCTTTTCGGCGTGCTTGGCGTTTTGGGCGTCGGCCTGGGCCTGGCCGCTCCGCTTTTGCGCTCCAAGACCAATCTGCTCAGCGGCATCATGAGTTACGTCAAAAACGAAGACAAGGACACCACCTCCAGATAG
- a CDS encoding YkvA family protein: MMKPLDMERDGNVYRQVYSEESFWDKVVGYAKAAGHEVIEKALWLYYAAQKPSTPTWAKTIVYGALGYFIMPFDVIPDITPVVGYMDDLGVLAAAVATVSMYIDEDVKETTRRKLREWFGE, encoded by the coding sequence ATGATGAAGCCGCTGGACATGGAGCGCGATGGGAATGTTTATCGTCAGGTTTATTCCGAAGAGAGCTTTTGGGACAAGGTCGTCGGATATGCCAAGGCAGCCGGTCATGAAGTGATTGAAAAAGCCCTCTGGCTCTACTACGCCGCCCAAAAGCCTTCCACGCCGACCTGGGCCAAGACGATTGTTTACGGGGCTCTCGGGTATTTCATCATGCCTTTCGACGTGATTCCCGACATCACCCCGGTGGTGGGTTACATGGACGATCTGGGCGTCCTGGCCGCCGCCGTGGCCACGGTGTCCATGTACATTGATGAAGACGTAAAGGAGACGACCAGGCGCAAGCTCCGGGAATGGTTCGGCGAGTAG
- a CDS encoding YcjF family protein, with protein sequence MRIGNFGERLWDAIFRPKIDEQALNAALGKARAAHPPPVVWLLGKTQAGKTSIIRSLTGSPDAEIGNGFQSCTKTARFYDHPMDLPIVRFLDTQGLGEVAYDPSEDIAFCESQAHLIIAVIKAGDSLQDAVFGVLRTVRERHPEWPVIIVQSCLHEVYSPGVGHVQPYPFTVSGWESSVPGDLARCLLFQRNTLGVLPGKGPVHWVPVDLTLPEDGFSPPDYGLESLWAAIEQASAMQLENRLRGDRGVRDLRQQTAHQHIVGYAKAAVAVGALPMVDLAMIPALQMKMLHSLGEIHGGEWNKRRISEFGGLLGGGFLAGYGLRLVGRSAIKVIPGYGQTLGAAYGAVTSAAVTFALGKTASYYLECSLAGKLPGKATLRDVFNQALNTGKGIATSFLGKEQA encoded by the coding sequence ATGCGCATCGGAAACTTTGGCGAGAGGCTATGGGATGCCATATTCCGTCCCAAAATTGATGAGCAGGCCTTGAACGCGGCCCTGGGCAAGGCCAGGGCCGCGCACCCACCTCCCGTCGTCTGGCTGCTGGGCAAAACCCAGGCCGGGAAAACGTCGATTATTCGCTCGTTAACCGGCAGTCCGGACGCCGAAATCGGCAACGGTTTTCAAAGCTGCACAAAAACGGCCCGGTTTTACGACCATCCCATGGACTTGCCCATTGTGCGCTTCCTCGACACCCAGGGTTTGGGTGAGGTGGCTTACGACCCAAGTGAAGACATTGCGTTCTGCGAGTCCCAGGCGCATTTGATCATCGCGGTCATCAAGGCGGGCGACAGCTTGCAGGATGCTGTTTTTGGCGTTCTGCGCACGGTTCGTGAGCGGCACCCGGAATGGCCGGTGATCATTGTTCAGAGCTGTCTGCATGAAGTCTATTCCCCTGGAGTTGGGCACGTCCAACCCTATCCTTTCACAGTGTCCGGTTGGGAATCCTCCGTTCCTGGGGACCTGGCCCGCTGTCTGCTCTTTCAGCGGAACACCTTGGGTGTTCTTCCGGGTAAAGGTCCGGTCCATTGGGTCCCCGTGGATTTGACTCTTCCCGAAGATGGTTTTTCCCCTCCGGACTATGGACTGGAATCACTATGGGCCGCCATTGAGCAGGCATCCGCGATGCAATTGGAAAATCGGTTGCGCGGGGACCGGGGTGTTCGGGATTTGCGCCAGCAAACCGCGCATCAACATATCGTCGGTTATGCCAAGGCTGCCGTGGCGGTTGGGGCATTGCCCATGGTCGACCTGGCAATGATTCCGGCCTTGCAGATGAAGATGCTGCACAGCCTGGGAGAAATTCATGGCGGGGAATGGAACAAGCGCCGGATCAGTGAGTTTGGTGGATTGTTGGGCGGCGGCTTCCTGGCCGGATATGGACTGCGACTGGTCGGACGAAGCGCCATTAAAGTCATTCCAGGCTACGGACAAACCCTCGGCGCGGCGTATGGGGCCGTCACCAGTGCCGCCGTCACCTTCGCTCTGGGCAAGACAGCCAGTTACTACCTGGAATGCTCCCTTGCAGGCAAGCTCCCCGGCAAAGCCACTTTGCGCGACGTCTTCAACCAAGCCCTGAACACGGGCAAAGGCATCGCGACATCGTTTCTCGGCAAGGAGCAGGCATGA